The following are from one region of the Sphingomonas sp. J315 genome:
- the glnA gene encoding type I glutamate--ammonia ligase, with product MANTAADILKMVKDQEIEWIDLRFTDPKGKWQHLTMVASVIGEDELTDGLMFDGSSIEGWKAINESDMILKPDLDAVWTDPFSATPMLILVCDIVEPSTGELYSRDPRSTAKRSEAYLQSLGIGDTVYVGPEAEFFMFDDVRFENSYSTSYYAIDDVELPGNSGKEYESGNLGHRPRAKGGYFPVAPVDSAVDIRGEMVSTMLEMGLPCDKHHHEVAAAQHELGLTFGTLVQTADRMQIYKYVVHQVAHAYGKTATFMPKPIKEDNGSGMHTHMSIWDSGKPLFAGNGYAGLSDMCLYFIGGVIKHAKALNAFTNPTTNSYKRLVPGYEAPVLLAYSSRNRSASCRIPYGAGSKAKRVEFRFPDALANPYLCYAALLMAGLDGIQNKIHPGDPMDKNLYDLPPEELSLVPTVCGSLREALDSLEADMDFLLKGDVFTKDQIEAYVELKRGDVARWEMTPSPVEYDMYYSA from the coding sequence ATGGCTAACACCGCCGCCGACATTCTGAAGATGGTCAAGGATCAGGAGATCGAATGGATCGACCTGCGCTTCACCGACCCCAAGGGCAAGTGGCAGCACCTCACCATGGTCGCTTCGGTGATCGGTGAGGACGAGCTGACCGACGGCCTGATGTTCGACGGTTCGTCGATCGAGGGTTGGAAGGCGATCAACGAATCCGACATGATCCTCAAGCCCGATCTCGACGCGGTCTGGACCGATCCGTTCAGCGCCACCCCGATGCTGATCCTGGTGTGCGACATCGTCGAACCCTCGACCGGCGAGCTTTATTCGCGCGACCCGCGCTCGACCGCGAAGCGTTCGGAGGCGTATCTCCAGTCGCTCGGCATCGGCGACACCGTCTATGTCGGCCCGGAAGCCGAATTCTTCATGTTCGACGACGTCCGCTTCGAGAACAGCTACTCGACCAGCTATTACGCGATCGACGATGTCGAGCTGCCCGGCAATTCGGGCAAGGAATATGAGAGCGGCAACCTCGGCCACCGTCCGCGCGCCAAGGGCGGCTATTTCCCCGTCGCGCCGGTCGACAGCGCGGTCGACATCCGTGGCGAGATGGTCTCGACCATGCTCGAAATGGGCCTGCCCTGCGACAAGCATCACCACGAAGTCGCCGCGGCGCAGCACGAGCTGGGCCTGACCTTCGGCACGCTGGTGCAGACCGCCGACCGCATGCAGATCTACAAATATGTCGTGCATCAGGTCGCCCATGCCTATGGCAAGACCGCGACCTTCATGCCCAAGCCGATCAAGGAAGATAACGGCTCGGGCATGCACACCCACATGTCGATCTGGGATAGCGGCAAGCCGCTGTTCGCGGGCAATGGCTATGCCGGCCTCAGCGACATGTGCCTCTACTTCATCGGCGGCGTGATCAAGCACGCGAAGGCGCTCAACGCCTTCACCAACCCGACCACCAACAGCTACAAGCGCCTGGTCCCGGGCTATGAGGCGCCGGTGCTGCTCGCCTATTCGTCGCGCAACCGCTCGGCCTCGTGCCGCATCCCCTATGGCGCAGGCAGCAAGGCGAAGCGCGTCGAGTTCCGCTTCCCCGACGCGCTGGCCAACCCGTATCTCTGCTACGCCGCGCTGCTGATGGCCGGCCTCGACGGCATCCAGAACAAGATCCATCCGGGCGACCCGATGGACAAGAACCTCTACGATCTGCCGCCTGAGGAGCTGAGCCTCGTCCCCACCGTCTGCGGCTCGCTGCGCGAAGCGCTCGACAGCCTCGAGGCGGACATGGACTTCCTGCTCAAGGGTGACGTGTTCACCAAGGACCAGATCGAGGCCTATGTCGAACTCAAGCGCGGCGACGTCGCGCGCTGGGAAATGACTCCGTCGCCGGTCGAGTACGACATGTACTATTCGGCCTGA
- a CDS encoding TonB-dependent receptor gives MTLRRARFLQGACLAAALIAPASAFASDVTGTVTDAGGGRALQGTQVRIIELDRVTEAARDGSFRFIDVPAGTYTIEASYIGADPVTARITVTDTAVATAELRIGGENEILIVGQAASLASSLSRQRAADGIQNVLTRDDVGQFPDQNVAEALRRVPGVNILADQGEGRFVSVRGLDPELNAASINGTRVPAPESDVRSVALDVVAAELIESIEIKKSLTPDMDADTLGASIEITTVSAFDRKKDLFSVKLEGSYNNYADSLTPKGSLDFSTRITENFGIAGGVSYYRRKFETDNIEAADWNEDGGIYYAEEVQYRDYNVERERIGGSLSLDLRAGDSTTLYARGLYSQFSDQEYRGDVILIMDEAPASGTATSAFFTDADGRIEVRRRMKDRFEEQQIKSLTLGGKTETGPWTFTYSGAYSDASEVENGSVDPTRFRARFDGHGVNVNFDYADPRRPLFTVSGNTARFSDPARYTFNELELSVLSDSQDREWTARADVSREFVGEGGTFTVQGGIKSRWREKSYNFDGLVFDGYDGTYTLANVLGDQTYRIQNILPLPSQTAPTAFFNDNRARFELNALDSAINSASSDYAIDEDILAGYLLGRWDNSMLRVIGGVRVERTHNDIRGFLVESDGTDATVTPNRFTRSYTDWLPSVTLRYAPTRDVVLRLGGYKALVRPKLSNLAPRFLINEDLEAEFGNPDLRPYSAWNIDASAEWYFGKNAALTAGVFWKSIDDFIVTVRDTDPGTAYGVDYEEAVTFQNGESAKVKGIELSFAQQFASLPAPFDGLLLNANYTYTDATGTVFIDGNPNDPRIITLPSASKHTFNVVLGYEKGPVSLRVAGTYRDKYLDELADTAEEDRIVDNHFQLDLSAKYRVTKGVRLFAEWINVTDAPYFAYQNFGGAKRILQYEKYSWTAKFGVSANF, from the coding sequence ATGACTCTTCGCCGCGCTCGTTTTCTTCAGGGTGCCTGCCTCGCCGCCGCGCTGATCGCGCCTGCTTCTGCCTTCGCAAGCGACGTGACCGGGACCGTGACCGATGCCGGCGGTGGGCGCGCGCTTCAGGGTACGCAGGTCCGCATCATCGAACTGGACCGCGTGACCGAAGCGGCGCGCGACGGCAGCTTCCGCTTCATCGACGTGCCCGCCGGTACCTATACCATCGAGGCGAGCTATATCGGTGCCGACCCTGTCACCGCGCGCATCACCGTCACCGACACTGCGGTCGCGACTGCAGAGCTGCGGATCGGCGGCGAAAACGAAATCCTGATCGTCGGCCAGGCCGCCAGCCTCGCCAGCAGCCTGTCGCGCCAGCGCGCCGCGGACGGTATCCAGAACGTGCTGACCCGCGACGATGTCGGTCAGTTCCCCGACCAGAATGTCGCCGAGGCACTGCGTCGCGTTCCTGGCGTCAATATCCTTGCCGATCAGGGTGAAGGCCGGTTCGTCTCGGTCCGCGGTCTGGACCCCGAACTCAACGCCGCATCGATCAACGGCACCCGCGTACCCGCGCCCGAGAGCGACGTCCGCTCGGTCGCACTCGACGTCGTCGCCGCCGAACTGATCGAATCGATCGAGATCAAGAAGTCGCTGACCCCCGACATGGACGCCGACACGCTCGGTGCGTCGATCGAGATCACCACCGTCAGCGCCTTCGACCGCAAGAAGGACCTGTTCTCGGTCAAGCTGGAGGGCAGCTACAACAACTATGCCGACTCGCTGACGCCCAAGGGCAGCCTCGACTTCTCGACCCGCATCACCGAGAATTTCGGCATCGCGGGCGGCGTCAGCTATTATCGCCGCAAGTTCGAGACCGACAATATCGAGGCAGCGGACTGGAACGAAGATGGCGGCATCTATTATGCCGAAGAGGTCCAGTATCGCGACTATAATGTCGAGCGTGAGCGCATCGGCGGCTCGCTGAGCCTCGACCTGCGCGCGGGCGACAGCACGACCCTTTATGCACGTGGCCTCTACAGCCAGTTCTCCGACCAGGAATATCGCGGCGACGTGATCCTGATCATGGATGAGGCGCCCGCCTCCGGCACCGCCACCTCGGCCTTCTTCACCGACGCCGATGGCCGCATCGAGGTGCGCCGCCGCATGAAGGACCGGTTCGAGGAGCAGCAGATCAAGTCGCTGACGCTCGGCGGCAAGACCGAGACCGGCCCCTGGACCTTCACCTATTCGGGCGCCTATTCGGATGCGAGCGAGGTGGAGAATGGCTCGGTTGACCCGACCCGCTTCCGCGCGCGCTTCGATGGCCACGGCGTCAATGTGAATTTCGACTATGCCGATCCGCGCCGCCCGCTGTTCACCGTTTCGGGTAACACCGCCCGCTTCAGCGATCCGGCGCGCTACACGTTCAACGAGCTGGAGCTGAGCGTCCTCTCCGACTCGCAGGACAGGGAATGGACCGCACGCGCCGACGTATCGCGCGAGTTTGTCGGCGAAGGCGGCACCTTCACCGTGCAGGGGGGCATCAAGTCGCGCTGGCGCGAAAAGTCCTATAATTTCGACGGGCTGGTGTTCGACGGCTATGACGGCACCTACACCCTTGCCAACGTGCTGGGCGATCAGACCTATCGCATCCAGAACATCCTGCCGCTGCCGTCGCAAACCGCACCCACTGCGTTCTTCAACGACAATCGCGCACGGTTCGAGCTCAACGCACTCGATTCGGCGATCAATTCGGCATCGTCCGACTATGCGATCGATGAGGATATCCTGGCCGGCTATCTGCTCGGTCGCTGGGACAACAGCATGTTGCGCGTGATCGGCGGCGTCCGCGTCGAGCGCACCCACAATGACATTCGCGGCTTCCTGGTCGAAAGCGACGGCACCGACGCCACCGTCACGCCCAACCGCTTCACCCGCAGCTACACCGACTGGCTGCCCAGCGTGACGCTGCGCTATGCGCCGACGCGCGACGTCGTGCTGCGCCTTGGCGGCTACAAGGCGCTGGTCCGCCCCAAGCTCTCCAACCTGGCCCCGCGCTTCCTGATCAACGAGGATCTGGAGGCCGAGTTCGGCAATCCCGATCTGCGTCCCTATAGCGCGTGGAACATCGACGCTTCGGCGGAATGGTATTTCGGCAAGAACGCGGCGCTCACCGCCGGTGTGTTCTGGAAGTCGATCGACGATTTCATCGTCACCGTCCGCGATACCGACCCCGGCACCGCCTATGGCGTCGATTACGAGGAAGCGGTGACCTTCCAGAATGGCGAGAGCGCCAAGGTCAAGGGCATCGAGCTATCCTTTGCCCAGCAGTTCGCGTCGCTCCCCGCGCCGTTCGACGGGCTGTTGCTCAACGCCAACTATACCTACACCGACGCGACCGGCACGGTGTTCATCGACGGCAATCCGAACGACCCGCGCATCATCACCCTGCCCTCGGCGTCGAAGCATACGTTCAACGTCGTGCTCGGCTATGAAAAGGGACCGGTCTCGCTGCGTGTGGCGGGCACCTATCGCGACAAATATCTCGACGAGCTGGCCGACACTGCCGAAGAGGATCGCATCGTCGACAACCATTTCCAGCTCGACCTGTCGGCGAAGTATCGCGTGACCAAGGGCGTCCGCCTGTTCGCGGAGTGGATCAACGTCACCGACGCGCCCTATTTCGCCTATCAGAATTTCGGCGGTGCCAAGCGCATCCTGCAATATGAAAAGTATAGCTGGACCGCCAAGTTCGGCGTCAGCGCCAATTTCTGA
- a CDS encoding aldehyde dehydrogenase family protein — protein sequence MRSYLNHYIGGQWIESEGGTRHQVIDPAIESATTEITLGSQADVDKAVAAARAAFESFGRTSVEERLALIERVLEEYKKRTEDMALAISAEMGAPLSLARTAQVGSGIGHLMSAARALKEFQFEEQVGNSLVVHEPIGVVAMITPWNWPLNQIVSKVAPALAAGCTMILKPSEEAPSCAAIFAEVMDAAGVPAGVFNLVNGDGPGVGTALSRHKDVDMVSFTGSTRAGIAVAKNAADTVKRVHQELGGKSPSLMLEGADVGAAVKGTLFSVLMNSGQSCIAPARLLVPAALEKEAAAAASEMMKATTCGNPAEEGRHLGPVVNKAQWEKIQGLIRKGMEEGATLETGGPGRPDGIETGYFVKPTLFSGVGNDMTIAREEIFGPVVTIIPYETEEDAVRIANDTDYGLSAVVFGSPEAVKRVAPRLRAGMVYINGGQPNPDLPFGGYKQSGNGREHGKYGLAEFMEVKSLVGALG from the coding sequence ATGCGCAGCTATCTCAACCACTATATCGGCGGCCAATGGATCGAAAGCGAAGGCGGAACCCGCCATCAAGTTATTGATCCAGCTATAGAATCTGCCACCACCGAAATCACCCTCGGGTCGCAGGCCGATGTCGACAAGGCGGTCGCCGCAGCCAGGGCCGCGTTCGAGAGTTTCGGACGCACCAGCGTCGAGGAGCGGCTCGCGTTGATCGAGCGGGTGCTGGAGGAGTATAAGAAGCGCACCGAGGACATGGCACTGGCGATCAGCGCCGAGATGGGCGCGCCGCTCAGCCTCGCCAGGACCGCGCAGGTCGGATCGGGCATCGGTCACCTGATGTCCGCCGCGCGCGCGCTCAAGGAATTCCAGTTCGAGGAGCAGGTCGGCAACAGCCTCGTCGTCCACGAGCCGATCGGCGTCGTCGCGATGATCACGCCGTGGAACTGGCCGCTCAACCAGATCGTGTCGAAGGTGGCTCCCGCGCTCGCCGCTGGCTGCACGATGATTTTGAAGCCCAGCGAGGAAGCACCGAGCTGCGCCGCGATCTTTGCCGAGGTGATGGACGCGGCGGGCGTGCCGGCGGGCGTGTTCAACCTCGTCAATGGCGATGGTCCCGGTGTCGGCACCGCGCTGTCGCGGCACAAGGATGTCGACATGGTGAGCTTCACCGGATCGACCCGCGCGGGGATCGCGGTCGCCAAGAACGCTGCTGACACGGTCAAGCGCGTCCATCAGGAACTGGGCGGCAAGTCCCCCTCGCTGATGCTTGAAGGCGCGGATGTCGGCGCCGCGGTCAAGGGGACGCTGTTCAGCGTGCTGATGAACTCGGGCCAGAGCTGCATCGCCCCCGCGCGCCTGCTCGTCCCCGCCGCGCTGGAGAAGGAAGCCGCCGCCGCCGCGTCGGAGATGATGAAGGCCACCACCTGCGGCAATCCCGCCGAGGAAGGCCGGCATCTCGGCCCGGTGGTCAACAAGGCGCAGTGGGAGAAGATTCAGGGCCTGATTCGCAAGGGAATGGAGGAGGGCGCGACGCTGGAAACCGGAGGTCCCGGCCGACCCGACGGGATCGAGACCGGCTATTTCGTCAAGCCGACCCTGTTTTCCGGCGTCGGCAACGACATGACCATCGCGCGCGAGGAAATCTTCGGCCCGGTCGTCACGATCATCCCCTATGAGACCGAGGAAGACGCCGTTCGCATCGCCAACGACACCGATTATGGCCTGTCGGCGGTGGTGTTCGGCTCCCCCGAAGCGGTCAAGCGCGTCGCGCCACGCCTGCGCGCCGGCATGGTCTATATCAATGGCGGCCAGCCCAACCCCGACCTGCCCTTCGGCGGCTACAAGCAGAGCGGCAATGGCCGCGAGCACGGCAAATACGGCCTGGCGGAATTCATGGAAGTGAAGTCGCTGGTCGGCGCGCTGGGTTAG
- a CDS encoding purple acid phosphatase family protein: MSHGALAQQAAAPLPRTTGFAIPTTTEDGAPIPRSPGKPYAPRNLADRIVLTPGADPSREMAVAFRTDTVQTTAQAQIAVSVDGPTLEEKARTVSGITMPIDSSYGRAFYHQLRFTDLTPDTVYAYRVKGAAGWSEWYQFRTAAAEARPFRFLYLGDVQNGILTYASRVIRQAFLGHGDIRLTVHAGDLVGQRDDLDHDDEWGEWNQAGGYNYASVPQLPATGNHEYADLIAPDGTESRVLGPYWHAQFALPKNGTDPVEATTYFVDYQGVRFIVLDGTAAIDLGSMQQQTAWLDATLASSKAKWNVVLFHQPVFTCARPKDTAKIKAAWKPVFEARRVDLVLQGHDHCYARLTSEAGREASARARADGSIQGPVYLVSVTGSKMYGLNTRARTQPDRTAEATELYQIVDVDGGNLKFRTFTASGKLYDGFDLAKGADGRNRLSEIAEPKIAERFCSGPRDAGGSQTIGPDGGKCVAGFKD; this comes from the coding sequence GTGAGCCACGGGGCACTGGCGCAACAGGCAGCGGCCCCGCTGCCCCGGACAACCGGCTTCGCGATCCCGACGACGACGGAGGATGGCGCCCCCATCCCCCGTTCGCCGGGCAAGCCCTATGCGCCGCGCAACCTGGCCGACCGCATCGTCCTGACCCCCGGCGCCGATCCGTCGCGCGAGATGGCGGTCGCCTTCCGCACCGACACCGTGCAGACGACCGCACAGGCGCAGATCGCGGTCTCGGTCGACGGCCCGACGCTTGAGGAAAAGGCCCGGACCGTCAGCGGCATCACCATGCCGATCGACAGCAGCTATGGCCGCGCTTTCTACCACCAGCTCCGCTTCACCGACCTGACGCCCGACACCGTCTATGCCTATCGCGTCAAGGGTGCGGCCGGCTGGAGCGAATGGTATCAGTTCCGCACCGCAGCAGCCGAGGCGAGACCGTTTCGCTTCCTCTATCTCGGCGACGTTCAGAACGGCATCCTCACTTATGCCAGCCGCGTGATCCGCCAGGCGTTCCTCGGCCATGGCGACATCCGCCTGACCGTCCATGCCGGCGATCTGGTCGGCCAGCGCGACGATCTCGACCATGACGATGAATGGGGCGAGTGGAACCAGGCGGGCGGCTATAATTACGCCAGCGTCCCGCAGCTTCCGGCGACGGGCAACCATGAATATGCCGACCTGATCGCGCCCGACGGCACCGAAAGCCGCGTGCTCGGCCCCTATTGGCACGCCCAGTTCGCGCTGCCGAAAAACGGCACCGATCCGGTCGAGGCGACCACCTATTTCGTCGATTATCAGGGCGTGCGCTTCATCGTGCTCGACGGCACGGCGGCGATCGACCTGGGCTCGATGCAGCAGCAGACGGCGTGGCTCGACGCGACGCTCGCATCGAGCAAGGCGAAGTGGAACGTCGTGCTGTTCCACCAGCCGGTCTTCACCTGCGCCCGGCCCAAGGACACCGCCAAGATCAAGGCGGCGTGGAAGCCGGTGTTCGAGGCGCGCAGGGTCGATCTCGTCCTGCAGGGCCACGACCATTGCTACGCCCGCCTGACCAGCGAGGCGGGCCGCGAGGCCAGCGCCAGGGCGCGCGCGGACGGATCGATCCAGGGGCCGGTCTATCTCGTCTCGGTCACCGGATCGAAGATGTACGGCCTCAACACCCGCGCCCGCACCCAGCCCGACCGCACCGCCGAGGCGACCGAACTCTACCAGATCGTCGACGTCGACGGCGGCAATCTCAAATTCCGCACCTTCACCGCGTCGGGCAAGCTCTATGACGGGTTCGATCTGGCCAAGGGCGCCGACGGCCGCAACCGGCTGAGCGAGATCGCCGAGCCGAAGATCGCCGAACGCTTCTGCTCCGGCCCGCGCGATGCAGGCGGCAGCCAGACGATCGGCCCGGACGGCGGGAAGTGCGTCGCCGGGTTCAAGGACTGA
- a CDS encoding zf-TFIIB domain-containing protein — MRTPEAVAGMLCPVCKTGLHMSDRQGIEIDYCPQCRGIWLDRGELDKIIERSGAGEAPVAPRAPQSPQPPQASPWPQQGGGYPQQQGYGGGYGHQGHDPRYYKHKRKKSFLEELFD; from the coding sequence ATGCGTACCCCAGAAGCCGTTGCCGGAATGCTTTGCCCCGTGTGCAAGACCGGGCTTCATATGAGCGACCGGCAGGGGATCGAGATCGATTACTGCCCGCAGTGCCGGGGCATCTGGCTGGATCGCGGCGAGCTGGACAAGATCATCGAGCGCAGCGGCGCGGGGGAGGCTCCGGTCGCACCACGGGCTCCGCAATCGCCCCAGCCGCCGCAGGCTAGCCCCTGGCCGCAGCAGGGCGGCGGCTATCCGCAGCAGCAGGGCTATGGCGGCGGATATGGCCATCAGGGCCACGATCCGCGCTATTACAAGCACAAGCGCAAGAAGAGCTTTCTGGAAGAGCTGTTCGACTGA
- a CDS encoding DUF885 family protein, whose translation MRAVPLVLAALLAGASALPAVAQQQPAPTALPGEGAEDAKLKALFHASDEASLKRNPIMALFRGDLRYADQLGTYYTDAYLAAEKAASEADLAGLRKIDRAKLTKVNQIAYDVFEADQTRTLKGFAPELVAVSKYLPIDHFTGFQAFYPGFASGEGAAPFKTLADYENNLKRNAQYAATYDRVIGLFREGMKRGIVQPKLVVTNMIGQFDNLNGQGVEESVFYGPVKKFPEGISAADQVRLKAAYAAQVRDVIVPAHKKIRDFLANEYLPAARESVGTSALPGGAALYAYAIESNTTLPLTADYVHDLGLSEVKRILTEMEAQKAKVGFTGTLQEFFTHLRTDKRFQPESADALRIGYEAIGKRVDARIGTQFSLLPKAPLEIRPVPAYREKTDAAGSYSQGTPDGSRPGIFYFNAYDLPTRYTWGMETLYLHEGAPGHHFQISLAQENAALPAFMRFGGNTAYVEGWALYAETLYTELDVAVEPYQRMGGLNDEMLRAMRLVVDSGLHAKGWSRDRAIEYMVTNSPMSQTDAIAEVERYIAMPGQALSYKIGQLTILKAKAKAKAALGAKFDPRGFHAAVLDTGALPMPVLEKKIDDWVAGVK comes from the coding sequence ATGCGCGCTGTTCCGCTTGTTCTCGCCGCCCTGCTCGCCGGCGCTTCCGCTCTGCCCGCCGTCGCGCAGCAGCAGCCCGCGCCCACCGCGCTGCCGGGCGAGGGGGCCGAGGACGCGAAGCTCAAGGCGCTGTTCCATGCGAGCGACGAGGCGTCGCTCAAGCGCAACCCGATCATGGCGCTGTTCCGCGGCGACCTGCGCTATGCCGACCAGCTCGGCACCTATTATACCGACGCCTATCTGGCGGCGGAGAAGGCGGCGAGCGAGGCGGACCTGGCGGGGCTGCGCAAGATCGACCGGGCGAAGCTGACCAAGGTCAACCAAATCGCCTATGACGTGTTCGAGGCGGATCAGACGCGTACGCTCAAGGGTTTTGCGCCCGAGCTGGTCGCGGTGTCCAAATACCTCCCGATCGACCATTTCACCGGCTTTCAGGCATTCTACCCCGGCTTCGCATCGGGCGAGGGTGCGGCGCCGTTCAAGACGCTGGCGGATTACGAGAATAACCTGAAGCGCAACGCCCAATATGCGGCGACCTATGACCGGGTGATCGGCCTGTTCCGCGAGGGGATGAAGCGCGGGATCGTTCAGCCCAAGCTGGTCGTCACCAACATGATCGGCCAGTTCGACAATCTGAACGGGCAGGGGGTCGAGGAGTCGGTCTTTTACGGCCCGGTGAAGAAGTTCCCCGAGGGGATTTCGGCGGCGGACCAGGTGCGGCTGAAGGCGGCCTATGCCGCACAGGTCCGCGACGTGATCGTGCCGGCGCACAAGAAGATCCGCGACTTCCTGGCCAATGAGTATCTCCCCGCCGCGCGTGAGAGCGTCGGGACATCGGCGCTGCCGGGCGGGGCGGCGCTCTATGCCTATGCGATCGAGAGCAACACGACGCTGCCGCTGACCGCCGATTACGTCCATGATCTGGGGCTGTCGGAGGTCAAGCGCATCCTGACCGAGATGGAAGCGCAGAAGGCGAAGGTCGGGTTCACCGGCACGCTGCAGGAGTTCTTCACCCATCTACGCACCGACAAGCGGTTCCAGCCCGAGAGCGCCGACGCGCTGCGCATCGGATATGAGGCGATCGGCAAGCGGGTCGATGCGCGGATCGGCACGCAATTCTCGCTGCTCCCCAAGGCACCGCTCGAGATCCGCCCGGTCCCGGCATATCGCGAAAAGACCGACGCGGCGGGCAGCTATTCGCAGGGCACGCCCGACGGGTCGCGGCCGGGCATCTTTTACTTCAACGCCTATGACCTGCCGACGCGCTACACCTGGGGGATGGAGACGCTGTACCTGCACGAGGGCGCGCCGGGGCATCATTTCCAGATCAGCCTGGCGCAGGAGAATGCCGCGCTTCCCGCCTTCATGCGCTTTGGTGGGAATACGGCCTATGTCGAGGGCTGGGCGCTCTATGCCGAGACGCTCTACACCGAACTGGATGTCGCGGTGGAGCCGTATCAGCGCATGGGCGGCCTCAACGACGAGATGCTGCGCGCGATGCGGCTGGTGGTCGATAGCGGGCTGCACGCCAAGGGGTGGAGCCGCGACCGGGCGATCGAGTATATGGTCACCAACTCGCCGATGTCGCAGACCGACGCGATCGCCGAGGTCGAGCGGTACATCGCGATGCCGGGACAGGCACTGTCGTACAAGATCGGCCAGCTCACGATCCTGAAGGCAAAGGCCAAGGCGAAGGCGGCATTAGGCGCGAAGTTCGACCCGCGCGGGTTCCATGCCGCAGTGCTGGACACCGGCGCGCTGCCGATGCCGGTGCTGGAGAAGAAGATCGACGATTGGGTGGCGGGGGTGAAGTGA
- a CDS encoding M20/M25/M40 family metallo-hydrolase, which produces MLKLLAPLALLAALPATAQTPAESKMAATITAETDRHVALLEKLVNQNSGSLNIDGVTKVGAMVRAELEPLGFAVEWIDMKETGRAGHLVATHTGSGKGKRILLIAHLDTVFEPESPFQKFVRDGDRATGPGIGDDKGGIVVIVAAMRAMQAAGTLKNADIKIVLTGDEERTGAPLAVARRDLIAAGKWADVALEYENLARDEGKDTGTIARRSSTNWTLRTTGKTGHSSGVFNATLGYGAAYELARILDEFRRTLPEPNLTFNVGVMAAGTPATLADNNYQVSAGGKTNIVAAEAVARGDLRALTPEQEAKTRAAMIAITAKNLPGTTAKLDFQEGYPPMAPTDGNRALLAKLNAVNRDLKLPEMAEMDPARRGAADSAFVAADVDTLAGLGVAGGNAHAEGEWVDLTSIPLQALRSAAFITRLSRERRP; this is translated from the coding sequence ATGCTGAAGCTCCTCGCGCCGCTCGCGCTCCTCGCCGCCCTCCCCGCCACCGCGCAGACCCCTGCCGAAAGCAAGATGGCGGCAACGATTACCGCAGAGACCGACCGCCACGTCGCGCTGCTGGAGAAGCTGGTCAACCAGAATAGCGGTTCGCTCAACATCGATGGCGTGACCAAGGTCGGTGCCATGGTCCGCGCCGAGCTGGAGCCGCTGGGCTTTGCCGTCGAGTGGATCGACATGAAGGAAACGGGCCGTGCCGGGCATCTGGTCGCGACCCACACGGGTAGCGGCAAGGGCAAGCGCATCCTGCTGATCGCGCATCTCGACACGGTGTTCGAGCCGGAATCACCCTTCCAGAAATTCGTCCGTGACGGCGACCGCGCCACCGGCCCCGGCATCGGCGACGACAAGGGCGGGATCGTCGTCATCGTCGCCGCGATGCGTGCGATGCAGGCGGCGGGGACGCTCAAGAACGCGGATATCAAGATCGTCCTGACCGGCGACGAGGAGCGCACCGGCGCCCCGCTCGCCGTCGCCCGCCGCGACCTGATCGCCGCAGGAAAATGGGCCGATGTCGCACTGGAATATGAAAATCTCGCGCGCGACGAGGGCAAGGATACCGGCACGATCGCGCGGCGCAGTTCGACCAACTGGACGCTGCGCACCACCGGCAAGACCGGGCACAGCAGCGGCGTGTTCAACGCCACGCTGGGCTATGGTGCGGCCTATGAACTCGCCCGCATCTTGGACGAATTCCGCCGCACCCTTCCAGAGCCGAACCTCACCTTCAACGTCGGCGTAATGGCCGCCGGCACTCCCGCGACCCTTGCCGACAACAATTATCAGGTAAGTGCGGGCGGCAAGACCAACATCGTCGCGGCCGAGGCGGTGGCGCGCGGCGACCTGCGCGCGCTGACCCCGGAGCAGGAGGCAAAGACCCGGGCGGCGATGATCGCGATCACGGCAAAGAATCTGCCCGGCACCACCGCGAAGCTCGATTTCCAGGAGGGCTATCCGCCGATGGCCCCGACCGACGGCAACCGCGCGCTGCTGGCCAAGCTCAACGCGGTGAACCGCGACCTCAAGCTCCCCGAAATGGCCGAGATGGACCCCGCCCGCCGCGGTGCCGCCGACAGCGCCTTCGTTGCCGCCGATGTCGATACGCTGGCGGGTCTCGGCGTCGCCGGCGGCAACGCGCATGCAGAGGGCGAATGGGTCGATCTCACCTCGATCCCGCTCCAGGCATTGCGCAGCGCCGCATTCATCACTCGGCTCAGCCGGGAGAGGCGTCCCTGA
- a CDS encoding P-II family nitrogen regulator: protein MKKIEAIIKPFKLDEVKEALHEVGVSGITVTEAKGFGRQKGHTELYRGAEYVVDFLPKVKLEVVVEDALAERVVEAIANAAQTGRIGDGKIFVTAIETALRIRTGERDENAI, encoded by the coding sequence GTGAAAAAGATCGAAGCCATCATCAAGCCGTTCAAGCTGGATGAGGTGAAGGAGGCGCTTCACGAAGTGGGCGTGTCGGGCATCACCGTGACCGAGGCCAAGGGCTTTGGCCGTCAGAAGGGGCATACCGAGCTGTATCGCGGCGCGGAATATGTCGTCGACTTCCTGCCCAAGGTGAAGCTGGAAGTGGTGGTCGAGGACGCTCTGGCCGAGCGCGTAGTCGAGGCGATCGCCAACGCCGCGCAGACCGGCCGCATCGGCGACGGCAAGATCTTCGTCACCGCAATCGAAACCGCGCTGCGCATCCGCACCGGCGAGCGTGACGAGAATGCGATCTGA